The following is a genomic window from Hyalangium gracile.
TCGATCGACGTCAGTCGCGTCCGTGCGGCACGCCAGGGACACCCATCTCCTCAGGAGTAGCCATGATCAATTCTCGTTGGAGACGTTATTGAGTTTAGCGGCGTCGTAACTCTCCTTCGCCTGCTTGATGGTCTCCTTGGGAGGCAGCAGAAGCGCCCGGAGCTCAGGAGGCACTGGGTGCGAGTCGCTGGCAACCTCCTTCGTGTTACCCGTCGTCTTCTTGATGTGGACCGGGTCAGGGCCCTGCGCGACGTCATGGTCCGCCGTCATGTGCGCATGCAGGACGTGCCCGGTCATGTTGTTGAGCCGCACCCTGATCGAGTAGCCGCCGTTCTTGTCGGAACTCGTCATGTAGACGTTCATGAGCTCCGCCACGCTGATCTCGTTGTTCGTGACGAGCTCTTCGACGGATGCAACCCTGGTCGAGAGCTTCCAGTCGGGCGTCTTCTTCGTCTCGTCTTCCTTCTGGAGCTTCTCGCGCTTCTCACGGTGGGTCGGATGATCGTAATTCTTCCGATTGTAGGCGTCGCGCAGGGTGACCGCGTCGAGGTTGTGTGTTGTCGCGACCTTGTCGAAGATCCCCTTCGCCAAGGGTGCGCCGTTGCGCTTCTTCTGAAGTTCCTCGAGCGCCTTGTCCAAAGCCTCCTGCCCGCCCTGCGAGCCCTTTCCGGGCATGCGCCGGAGGGGGAGTGACGACGAGCCCGAGGCGCTCTGCTGCGCCACGTGGGCCACCTCGTGCGCGATGACATGACGGCCCTCGGCCGTGGCGGGATTGTACTCGCCCCGCTGGAAGAACAGATCCTGGCCGACCGTGAAGGCGCGTGCGCCCAGCGAGCGGCTGAGGCCGTGGGCCCGCTCGTCCAGATGGACGCGGACACCGCCCAGCTCCAGGCCCAGCGCCTGCTCCAGCGGCGCACGGAGGCTGCCCACCAGCGGCTGCCCCTGGCCCCGCGCGGCATGGATGGCGCGCTCGGTGCCGGCGTCCACGGGGCCCTCGAGGCCTGGGCTGGCGGTGGACGCCGCGCTGGAGACGGCCCGTCCGTGCCCGAGGGCCGCCTCGGCCAGTCGGTCTGCCTCCTGCTCGGACGCGGCGTCACCGCGGACCTCGATCCGTCCGCGCAGCTCCGCGCGCGTGGGGATGCGATCGAGCCGGTGGCCGCGCCGCTCGAGCTCCGCGGTGGCGGCGGGGAGCAGGGGGGCGGCCTCTCGAGGCGCATCCCACCGCGCCATCGCGGGACGGTCAGCCTGGGGGCGACGAACTCCTGGAGCGCGTTGCGGGGGTGTCCGGTTCATGGCTCCCGGGATGGTACACTCCTCCTGGGCTCCCGGGCGCGTCCGGAGGAGCGAGCTACCCCAAATCGACCGGCGCGTAGTAGGGCCGGTCGCCCAGCGCGTCGACGCGCCGCCAGAACGCATCGCTGACGGCCAGACCGCGCGCATCCTTGTCGGCCGTCTGCCGCCACATCGCCCAGGAATCCGGGTGCAGCCGGCTGGCCTCGGCGAACTCGGCCGCGGCCTCCGCGGTCTGTCCGTCGCGAACCAGCGCCTGGCCCAGACGAAAATGCGCGTGGGCTTCGGCGATCGCCGCGTCGGGAACGGTCAGCCGCGCCATGACGGCCTCTGCATCCAGGGCGTACGGGCTCGCGGCGCCACGGACAGCCCAGTCGCGCACCGCGTCGAGATACGCTGTCTTCACCCGCTGGCGGTTCTCTTGCGCCTCCGGCGGCATCGTGAAGCTCTTGCGATCCATGCGCCGGAAGCTGTCGGTCATACCCGCGGTCTCGGGCGGCCGGACCATGCGCCCGGCTTCATCGATCCAGACGGCCTGCGGCACGTTGACCAGGTTGTACAGCTCGGCCGTCAGGTGATCGCGATCGATCAGGCAGGGGTAGCCGGGCGAGGCCGTCTCGAGCCATGGCCGGGCCGCGTCGGGCTGGTCCAGCGCGATCGCCAGCACCGTCAAGCCATGCTCCCTGGTGGCTTCGTAGAGGGACTGCCACACGGGCAGATCTGCGCGGCAGCCACACCACGAGGCCCACGTCACCAGGAAGACCTTGCGGCCCCGATAGTCGGACAAGCGATGCAGCCGTCCGTCGAGCTCGGGCAGCTCGAAGTCGGGCGCCTCCAGGGAGGTCAGCGCACTGGCTCGACTCGAGGCGCCCTCGCCCAGCACCCAGATGTCACCCGACCCGCTGCGAACGACGGGCCAGCCGGCGTACCGCCACAGGCCCGCCGCATCGAGCCGGTCGCCGTCGACCCAGCGCCGGTCCGTGCCGCGAGGTATCGGTACGCAGGTCTCGCCTCGGCACAGGCCGTGGGGCTTCCAGAGCCAGCCAGTGGCGCGCTCGAGCTCGTCGCGGTCCAGCCAGAGGGCGTCGCCGTCGACCGTCGCACGCGTCAGGTGCGTGTCATGCGATTGGTGGATCACTCTCGTCATCGGACTCTCCCGGGTCTTGGTGGAGAGCACCCTACGCACCCAAGGGGCGCGGCGCCTGCCCAAGACTCTGCAAGACTTGCCTGATTCTCTCCCGGCCTGCAGGATGAGGCGCATGCCTGCGAGCCAACCGAGCCGATCGAGCCAGGCCAGGCTCCGCGTGGACCTGCGGCGGCTGACCCAGCACGCGCTGCGGCTCATCCCCTCTTCGAGCGCTCGCACGCCCCAGCTGGTGACACCGCGCCCCGGCCTCTACGTGTTG
Proteins encoded in this region:
- a CDS encoding eCIS core domain-containing protein, coding for MARWDAPREAAPLLPAATAELERRGHRLDRIPTRAELRGRIEVRGDAASEQEADRLAEAALGHGRAVSSAASTASPGLEGPVDAGTERAIHAARGQGQPLVGSLRAPLEQALGLELGGVRVHLDERAHGLSRSLGARAFTVGQDLFFQRGEYNPATAEGRHVIAHEVAHVAQQSASGSSSLPLRRMPGKGSQGGQEALDKALEELQKKRNGAPLAKGIFDKVATTHNLDAVTLRDAYNRKNYDHPTHREKREKLQKEDETKKTPDWKLSTRVASVEELVTNNEISVAELMNVYMTSSDKNGGYSIRVRLNNMTGHVLHAHMTADHDVAQGPDPVHIKKTTGNTKEVASDSHPVPPELRALLLPPKETIKQAKESYDAAKLNNVSNEN
- a CDS encoding TlpA disulfide reductase family protein, giving the protein MTRVIHQSHDTHLTRATVDGDALWLDRDELERATGWLWKPHGLCRGETCVPIPRGTDRRWVDGDRLDAAGLWRYAGWPVVRSGSGDIWVLGEGASSRASALTSLEAPDFELPELDGRLHRLSDYRGRKVFLVTWASWCGCRADLPVWQSLYEATREHGLTVLAIALDQPDAARPWLETASPGYPCLIDRDHLTAELYNLVNVPQAVWIDEAGRMVRPPETAGMTDSFRRMDRKSFTMPPEAQENRQRVKTAYLDAVRDWAVRGAASPYALDAEAVMARLTVPDAAIAEAHAHFRLGQALVRDGQTAEAAAEFAEASRLHPDSWAMWRQTADKDARGLAVSDAFWRRVDALGDRPYYAPVDLG